One part of the Candidatus Poribacteria bacterium genome encodes these proteins:
- a CDS encoding phytanoyl-CoA dioxygenase family protein, producing MNINQKQATLLSPEQMDQWENDGYLLLKGVVPESAINGVRDSFAGMVDDIIRELKADGIIEDEGADLPFETRFSQVAGEHANRFGRSWRNQVATPEVFELHHAPRLVDAIGQLTGTDVIGHPVFNARPKLPGQQLTVVPWHQDSGYFGTVSETSLIPTAWIPLVPVDEANGCLQVVAGSHRLGVVNHHTEEREGKFLEVMDELIENSRVVTCPMEVGDALVFHNLTLHRSLPHTSSEIVRWAIDIRYLRDGDHPGTIYWQDPDFKWVIRSETQPVTPVAQWLEMW from the coding sequence ATGAATATCAACCAGAAACAGGCAACTTTGCTATCGCCTGAACAGATGGATCAGTGGGAAAACGATGGATATTTGCTCCTAAAAGGTGTTGTTCCAGAATCTGCCATCAACGGTGTGCGAGACAGTTTTGCCGGCATGGTAGACGATATCATCCGCGAGTTGAAGGCGGACGGGATTATTGAAGATGAAGGAGCGGACCTCCCGTTTGAGACGCGGTTTTCACAGGTCGCCGGTGAACACGCCAACCGCTTTGGTCGTTCTTGGCGCAACCAAGTTGCGACACCTGAAGTTTTCGAGTTACACCACGCACCGCGCCTCGTGGATGCAATCGGGCAACTCACAGGCACAGATGTCATTGGACACCCCGTTTTCAATGCGCGTCCGAAACTCCCCGGTCAGCAATTGACAGTCGTTCCGTGGCATCAGGACAGTGGCTATTTCGGTACGGTGAGCGAAACTTCGCTTATCCCGACTGCATGGATACCGTTGGTGCCGGTAGATGAGGCCAACGGTTGTTTACAAGTGGTTGCAGGCTCACATCGGTTAGGCGTGGTCAATCATCACACAGAGGAACGGGAAGGGAAGTTTCTTGAGGTAATGGACGAACTTATTGAGAATTCTCGTGTCGTGACCTGCCCGATGGAGGTAGGCGATGCCTTGGTGTTTCACAATCTGACGCTCCACCGATCATTGCCACATACCAGCAGTGAGATCGTTCGTTGGGCAATTGATATTCGCTATCTCCGAGATGGCGACCATCCGGGCACAATTTACTGGCAGGATCCCGATTTCAAGTGGGTCATCCGTAGCGAAACACAACCCGTGACACCCGTTGCTCAATGGCTTGAGATGTGGTAA
- a CDS encoding SDR family NAD(P)-dependent oxidoreductase, which produces MNVMQKVAVITGAANGIGRGLAERFAAEGMKVVLADIEEKPLAQLKADLQAKGAQILTVRTDVSNATEIENLAERTLDVFGAVHILCNNAGVVCSRPVWEHTLADWEWVLGVNLWGVIHGIRAFVPRMLAQGDECHIVNTASILGLVGGSGEGIYKVSKHGVVVLSETLAAELTQKEANIQVHVLCPGWVRTGILDAARNRPVALQNPAEKKHLQELVIGGSRNARAEMEAGLSPAEVAEHVYNAIQNGTFYIHTHSEHKAWIRERMERILA; this is translated from the coding sequence TTGAACGTCATGCAAAAGGTTGCTGTTATTACGGGTGCGGCGAACGGTATTGGACGAGGACTTGCAGAACGGTTCGCCGCGGAGGGTATGAAAGTCGTCCTCGCCGACATTGAAGAGAAGCCGTTAGCTCAACTTAAAGCGGACCTACAGGCTAAAGGGGCGCAGATCCTTACCGTCAGGACGGATGTCTCAAACGCAACAGAGATTGAAAATCTTGCTGAGCGGACGTTAGACGTTTTTGGTGCGGTGCATATTCTCTGCAATAATGCGGGGGTCGTCTGTAGCCGTCCTGTCTGGGAGCATACCCTTGCCGACTGGGAGTGGGTGTTAGGTGTTAACTTGTGGGGCGTTATCCATGGCATCCGAGCATTCGTCCCCCGTATGCTTGCACAAGGGGACGAATGTCATATTGTGAACACGGCTTCTATCTTAGGTCTGGTGGGCGGCAGTGGCGAAGGCATCTATAAGGTGAGCAAGCACGGTGTCGTCGTGCTTTCAGAGACCCTCGCCGCTGAATTGACACAGAAAGAGGCTAATATCCAGGTGCATGTGCTGTGTCCCGGATGGGTGCGCACAGGGATCCTGGACGCAGCTCGCAACCGTCCGGTTGCATTACAAAATCCAGCAGAGAAAAAGCATCTACAAGAACTCGTTATCGGCGGTTCACGAAACGCCCGCGCCGAGATGGAGGCGGGATTGTCCCCCGCGGAAGTGGCAGAGCATGTCTATAATGCTATCCAGAATGGCACCTTCTACATCCACACGCACTCTGAGCACAAGGCGTGGATTCGCGAGCGTATGGAGCGTATTCTGGCATAA
- a CDS encoding site-specific DNA-methyltransferase, with protein MEKKMAIKDGFFVADCVEFMSRMDEGVVDLTVTSPPYDNLRDYRGYSFDFENIASQLYRVTKPGGIVVWVVGDKINGGRTLTSFRQGLFFQDIGFQMHDVMIYQKKNTPFMRSNAYTNCYEFMFVLSRGKPNTFNPLKTKTVRHGPEMLVHNKKSDGVNKKALKELKKEKTRTNIWSYAVGYGGTTTDKIAFEHPAVFPEKLAEEHILSWTNPEDLVFDPMCGSGTTGKMALIHRRRFIGVDISEEYITIAKERIEALNLSLL; from the coding sequence ATGGAGAAAAAAATGGCAATAAAGGACGGTTTTTTTGTTGCAGATTGTGTCGAGTTTATGAGTCGCATGGATGAGGGAGTTGTTGACTTGACCGTGACCTCTCCGCCTTATGATAATCTACGGGATTATAGAGGCTATTCGTTTGACTTTGAGAATATCGCAAGCCAGCTGTATCGAGTAACAAAGCCGGGCGGAATCGTTGTCTGGGTGGTAGGCGATAAAATTAATGGTGGACGTACGCTCACTAGTTTTAGGCAAGGGTTATTCTTTCAAGACATAGGTTTTCAGATGCACGATGTCATGATCTATCAAAAAAAGAATACACCCTTTATGCGAAGTAACGCTTACACAAACTGCTACGAGTTTATGTTCGTTCTGTCGCGAGGGAAACCGAATACCTTCAATCCATTGAAAACCAAAACAGTCAGACATGGACCCGAAATGCTTGTTCACAACAAAAAGTCCGATGGCGTAAACAAAAAGGCACTCAAGGAATTAAAGAAGGAAAAGACCCGTACTAACATCTGGTCTTATGCTGTGGGTTATGGAGGGACGACTACCGATAAAATTGCCTTTGAACACCCAGCTGTTTTTCCCGAAAAATTAGCGGAAGAGCATATTTTGTCTTGGACAAATCCAGAAGATCTTGTGTTTGACCCCATGTGTGGAAGCGGCACAACAGGAAAAATGGCACTTATACACAGACGTAGATTTATTGGTGTTGATATTTCCGAGGAGTATATTACGATCGCAAAAGAACGTATAGAAGCACTAAATTTGAGCCTATTATGA
- a CDS encoding Zn-dependent alcohol dehydrogenase, producing MMKAAVLYETDTHLKIEEFDLPRPRANQVRVRLVASGVCHSDWHVVKGDWPFVRLPVILGHEGAGVVEEIGSDVTQVQVGDHVILSWKRNCGFCEMCQKGYPNLCALPSDGSGRPAIRSSGQEIDQMSGLGTFGTETLVPQDAVVPIDKDMPFAQAALIGCGVMTGVGAAINTAEVAPGSSVAVFGCGGVGLNCIQGAAISGGEPIIAVDVLDNKLELGKQFGATHTVNASEVDAVERIKEITDGRGVHYAFEAIGLIGATFRQAILCTRSRGVTVFVGHAPENTPVEFDARMLIAEKTVIGSMYGTARPHVDFPRLVSLYKAGQLKLDELVTRTYPLEGINDAFEALARGEVARSVLDLT from the coding sequence TTGATGAAAGCCGCAGTATTATATGAAACGGACACACACTTAAAGATTGAAGAGTTCGATTTACCGCGTCCACGTGCGAATCAGGTCCGGGTACGATTGGTTGCTAGTGGCGTTTGCCACTCTGACTGGCACGTCGTTAAGGGCGATTGGCCCTTCGTCAGGCTACCTGTTATTCTTGGACATGAAGGGGCTGGTGTCGTAGAAGAGATCGGAAGTGATGTGACGCAAGTCCAGGTCGGCGATCATGTTATTCTGTCGTGGAAACGGAATTGTGGATTCTGCGAGATGTGTCAGAAGGGGTATCCGAATTTGTGTGCACTTCCTTCTGATGGGTCAGGCAGACCGGCTATAAGATCGAGTGGACAAGAGATCGATCAGATGTCGGGATTGGGGACCTTCGGTACTGAAACACTTGTCCCGCAGGACGCAGTTGTTCCGATTGATAAGGATATGCCGTTTGCACAAGCCGCGCTCATCGGGTGTGGCGTGATGACCGGTGTCGGTGCGGCTATCAATACGGCAGAAGTTGCGCCCGGCAGTTCAGTCGCTGTCTTTGGATGCGGTGGCGTTGGACTTAATTGCATACAGGGTGCCGCGATCTCTGGGGGTGAACCCATTATTGCTGTTGATGTACTCGACAACAAACTTGAACTTGGCAAGCAGTTTGGAGCGACGCACACGGTTAACGCCTCCGAAGTAGACGCTGTGGAGCGGATTAAGGAGATTACCGATGGACGCGGTGTTCACTATGCTTTTGAGGCAATCGGGTTGATCGGTGCCACGTTCCGACAGGCAATCCTCTGTACGCGGAGTAGAGGCGTAACGGTGTTTGTCGGGCATGCCCCGGAGAACACGCCTGTGGAATTCGATGCACGGATGCTAATAGCTGAAAAAACGGTTATCGGTTCAATGTATGGAACTGCGCGCCCGCATGTGGATTTCCCGCGGTTGGTTTCACTCTATAAAGCCGGACAACTTAAACTGGACGAACTCGTCACACGCACCTATCCGTTAGAAGGAATCAACGATGCATTCGAGGCTTTGGCAAGGGGTGAAGTCGCACGGAGCGTTCTTGATTTAACCTAA
- a CDS encoding radical SAM protein — protein MEMQAQITSAIRAPGAVLLISCYELGHRPIGLTRPLRALETAGFAPDAIDIAVEPADVEKIARARFIGISVPMHTALRLGVHLLDRIRQLKQGTSYKICMYGLYATLNTDYLLSHGVDFCIAGTDSTQLVALAESLAKEEQSEVQESDFLAELPPLETYAQFEDKDEVRTVGYTETTHGCKHLCTHCPIPPVYNGKFFAVQRDTVLAEIGEQVVEGATHITFGDPDFLNGPMHGLRILRAMHESFPSLTFDFTTKIEHILKNREHFREFAQLGCRFVISAVETLNEQVLTILEKHHTRADVADALDIVHGTGIALRPTWVPFTPWTTLDDYLDLLQFIETHGLVYHVDPVQYAVRLLIPPGSYLLNRPETKALSLVLDEASFSYTWVHPDARMDELHKTVNALVENDARAGVDALETFYRIWTLAADMHGHPPPKQRKEAHLPAPRLTEAWFC, from the coding sequence ATGGAAATGCAGGCGCAAATCACCTCAGCGATACGTGCCCCTGGCGCAGTTCTCTTGATCTCTTGCTACGAACTTGGGCACCGACCGATCGGACTCACCCGTCCACTGCGCGCTCTTGAAACCGCAGGATTCGCGCCCGATGCGATTGATATTGCAGTCGAACCCGCGGACGTTGAAAAGATTGCGCGCGCCCGCTTCATTGGTATATCCGTCCCGATGCACACCGCTTTGCGACTGGGGGTTCATCTGCTTGATCGTATCCGTCAACTCAAGCAGGGAACATCCTATAAAATATGCATGTACGGGCTTTACGCAACGCTCAACACCGACTATCTGCTTTCACACGGTGTCGATTTTTGTATCGCAGGTACAGATTCAACGCAACTTGTCGCGTTGGCGGAATCCCTCGCGAAGGAAGAACAATCCGAGGTCCAGGAATCCGATTTCCTTGCGGAATTACCACCACTGGAGACGTACGCCCAATTTGAGGACAAAGATGAGGTGCGAACCGTCGGCTATACGGAAACGACGCACGGGTGCAAGCATCTCTGCACACACTGCCCCATCCCCCCAGTCTATAACGGTAAGTTTTTCGCTGTGCAGCGCGACACCGTCCTCGCCGAAATAGGGGAACAGGTCGTGGAAGGTGCGACACATATTACGTTCGGCGACCCAGATTTTCTCAACGGTCCGATGCACGGACTCCGCATCCTCCGGGCAATGCATGAGTCTTTCCCAAGCCTCACCTTCGACTTCACCACCAAGATTGAGCACATCCTGAAAAATAGAGAACACTTCCGAGAATTCGCGCAACTCGGATGTCGGTTCGTCATCTCTGCCGTCGAAACGCTGAACGAACAGGTACTGACGATTTTGGAAAAGCATCACACACGCGCCGATGTAGCGGACGCACTTGATATCGTTCATGGAACTGGAATCGCCTTGCGTCCCACATGGGTGCCGTTCACGCCGTGGACGACCTTGGACGACTATCTCGACCTCCTTCAGTTTATTGAGACGCACGGTCTTGTGTATCACGTTGACCCGGTGCAGTACGCCGTTCGGTTGCTAATCCCGCCCGGATCCTATCTACTCAACCGTCCCGAAACGAAAGCACTTTCACTGGTACTTGACGAAGCCTCCTTCAGTTATACGTGGGTGCATCCCGATGCACGAATGGACGAACTCCATAAAACGGTTAACGCCCTCGTTGAAAACGACGCGCGCGCCGGTGTGGATGCACTGGAAACCTTTTATCGGATCTGGACACTCGCTGCAGATATGCACGGACACCCTCCACCGAAGCAGAGGAAAGAAGCACATCTACCGGCACCACGGCTCACCGAAGCGTGGTTCTGCTGA
- a CDS encoding TonB-dependent receptor, whose product MFLTIPSFLSMSYKRKKKVVSLNSLFKTFNCMLIAWFVLAFGNALADPEEELLKMEPIEVIGVTPLHGVGLPKDKVPTNIQTATHTEIDAAQSLNLAEFINHNLGSVHINEAQNNPFQLDVRFRGFTASPLLGLPQGLATYQDGIRINEPFGDTVNWDVIPQSAIASINLIPGSNPLFGLNTLGGALSLRTKTGFTHPGHDVKLYGGSFVRRAVEFSSGGHNQRLSYFLSGNLFREDGWRDFSPSDVRQLFGNVGWRRDATALNLSLTLADNELLGNGALPIQLLETERNAVFTHPDRTENNMLLANLRSRHAWSDNVLLASTLYFRRNHIETFNGDDTDFEPCEDPENAGFLCVEEGSEEERVRDQFGNDVRLTENGYDSDDEENEIDGDNDDDEGGLNATNNTSQTRQGGYGATLQATFTNPLANRENQFIAGASFDHGGALFNAETELASLTPDRGTVGSGIFDDESFVDVEAAVQNIGIYATNTFSITPQLGLTLSGRYNRTAVVLRDQIGVALNGDHIFNRFNPAVGLTYQIYSGLSLYGSYSESSRVPTPVELTCADPEAPCKLPNAFVADPPLDQVITKTFEVGLRGELGDISWNADLFQGTSFDDLIFISSGALTNEGYFQNVAQTLRQGVELSIGGTLFNRLHGRLNYTFISATFETDLTVSSPNHPEARAGEIDVEQGDRIPGVPQHNLKADIIFTVTDALSLGTNILINSSQVFRGDEGNLIDQIPSYGIVNLRARYTLWNHLSIFAKVNNLFDETYETFGLFGEADEVLGDDFEDSRFLSPGAPRAAWIGLEANF is encoded by the coding sequence GTGTTTTTAACCATCCCATCTTTTCTCTCGATGTCCTACAAGCGGAAGAAAAAAGTGGTCTCCTTAAATAGTTTATTCAAAACCTTCAACTGTATGCTTATTGCATGGTTTGTACTCGCCTTCGGGAATGCTTTGGCGGATCCCGAGGAAGAACTGCTGAAGATGGAGCCGATCGAGGTCATCGGTGTGACACCCCTCCACGGTGTGGGTCTCCCGAAAGATAAGGTGCCTACGAACATCCAAACAGCGACGCATACCGAAATTGACGCTGCCCAAAGCTTAAACCTCGCCGAATTCATCAATCATAACTTAGGCAGTGTGCACATCAACGAAGCCCAGAACAATCCTTTCCAACTCGACGTCCGTTTCCGCGGTTTTACGGCTTCCCCATTGCTCGGATTACCTCAGGGATTAGCGACCTATCAAGACGGTATCCGTATCAATGAGCCGTTTGGTGACACAGTGAACTGGGATGTCATTCCGCAATCCGCAATTGCCAGCATCAATCTTATACCCGGCTCGAATCCGCTTTTCGGTTTGAACACACTCGGGGGTGCACTCTCGCTGAGGACCAAGACAGGTTTTACACACCCTGGACACGATGTAAAACTCTATGGGGGTTCATTCGTCCGTAGAGCTGTCGAGTTTTCCAGCGGAGGTCACAATCAGAGGTTAAGTTACTTCCTCAGCGGCAATCTCTTTAGGGAAGACGGTTGGCGCGATTTCTCGCCTTCCGATGTCAGGCAGCTGTTTGGCAACGTCGGTTGGAGGCGCGACGCTACTGCCCTGAACCTAAGTCTGACGCTGGCAGATAATGAACTCTTAGGCAACGGCGCGCTACCGATTCAACTCCTTGAGACAGAACGCAACGCCGTGTTTACACATCCCGACAGAACAGAGAACAACATGCTCCTTGCCAACTTGCGGAGCCGTCACGCGTGGTCGGATAACGTACTGTTGGCAAGTACACTCTACTTTCGGCGCAACCATATTGAAACCTTCAATGGAGATGATACGGACTTTGAACCGTGTGAAGATCCTGAAAACGCTGGTTTCCTGTGCGTTGAGGAAGGTTCAGAGGAGGAACGGGTGAGGGACCAGTTCGGAAACGACGTTCGTCTCACCGAAAATGGTTATGACAGTGATGACGAAGAGAACGAAATTGATGGAGACAATGACGACGATGAAGGAGGACTCAACGCCACAAATAATACGAGCCAAACGCGCCAAGGCGGCTACGGTGCGACCTTACAGGCGACCTTCACGAACCCCCTCGCCAACCGTGAAAATCAGTTCATTGCTGGTGCGAGTTTCGACCATGGTGGGGCGTTGTTTAACGCTGAGACGGAACTAGCGAGTCTGACACCAGATCGTGGCACAGTCGGTAGCGGTATTTTTGACGACGAATCCTTTGTAGACGTTGAGGCTGCGGTTCAGAATATTGGCATCTATGCGACAAACACCTTTTCCATCACACCTCAGTTAGGTCTCACGTTGTCGGGACGCTACAACAGAACTGCGGTTGTATTGCGCGACCAGATTGGTGTAGCGCTCAATGGGGATCATATCTTTAACCGCTTCAACCCAGCAGTAGGCTTGACCTATCAGATCTACAGCGGACTTTCACTCTATGGCAGTTATAGTGAGTCCTCACGGGTGCCAACGCCTGTGGAATTGACGTGCGCCGATCCTGAAGCCCCCTGTAAATTACCGAACGCATTCGTCGCCGATCCGCCGTTGGATCAGGTGATAACAAAAACCTTTGAGGTGGGATTGCGGGGTGAGTTAGGCGACATCAGCTGGAACGCTGATCTGTTTCAAGGAACGAGTTTTGACGACCTCATCTTCATTAGCAGTGGTGCACTCACCAACGAAGGCTATTTTCAGAACGTCGCTCAGACGCTGCGTCAAGGCGTTGAACTCAGCATCGGTGGGACTCTCTTTAACCGACTGCACGGACGGCTCAATTATACTTTCATTTCAGCGACTTTCGAGACTGATTTGACAGTCAGCAGCCCGAACCACCCCGAAGCACGGGCTGGAGAGATTGATGTGGAGCAAGGTGATCGCATTCCGGGGGTCCCACAACATAACCTCAAAGCGGACATCATCTTTACCGTAACCGACGCACTCTCCTTGGGGACGAATATCCTCATCAATTCCAGTCAAGTCTTCCGTGGCGATGAGGGTAATTTGATTGACCAGATCCCAAGCTACGGCATCGTTAATCTGCGCGCGAGGTATACATTGTGGAATCATCTTTCCATCTTTGCGAAGGTAAACAATCTTTTCGATGAGACGTATGAAACCTTTGGATTGTTTGGAGAGGCAGACGAAGTGTTAGGAGACGATTTTGAGGACTCACGTTTCCTTTCCCCCGGTGCCCCCCGTGCCGCATGGATCGGACTCGAAGCAAACTTTTAA
- a CDS encoding ABC transporter permease subunit: MLWYIIKRELFEQISSLRFALAMLLTVFLMIVNALGHIGASKIQQTEYRQNVSKALTALERDSHQFYNLVLRGPGVLYKEPASLTFCAHGSENNLPESVLGWSAGYGMGPVIDGKSYPFSGIWRLKYTSFPPIRAADIFPIFLRVDWTLIIANILSFLALIFTFDAVAGEMAQGTLRLTLSNSVARRTLLTGKFLSNFFSLGAVFMSAVLVNLLLLYLSGSLQLNTQEWYRIGGIFVVGLIYISVFIALGLFISTLLNTPSTSLVILLLIWVIWVILVPSMLGTIMSGLNLPSTQKGPSPVYFRRSGLYERYKARGLEEEAPTRQRPPTPATMLWAEFLDEELQEGKRLNKMFLRAQINQIRIAREVNRISPTAVTQYAIESLAGTGFQRHLNFLKNAERYADEFNDFLISADRADPDSLHVPFVREGMSNKPVPFESIPKFQDRVRLEDAFKGAILDVMLLLLFFTVLFAAAHISFQRKEI, from the coding sequence ATGCTGTGGTATATTATTAAACGTGAACTATTTGAGCAGATCAGCAGCCTCCGTTTCGCACTCGCGATGCTACTCACTGTTTTTTTGATGATCGTCAACGCCTTGGGGCATATAGGTGCATCTAAAATACAGCAAACAGAATATCGGCAAAACGTCTCAAAGGCTTTGACAGCACTGGAACGCGATAGCCATCAGTTCTACAACCTCGTCCTCCGGGGACCGGGCGTACTTTATAAAGAACCCGCCTCACTCACTTTCTGTGCACACGGTAGTGAAAATAACCTACCGGAGTCTGTATTGGGGTGGAGTGCGGGCTATGGTATGGGTCCCGTTATAGATGGAAAAAGCTATCCTTTTTCGGGTATCTGGAGACTGAAGTATACCAGTTTTCCGCCAATCCGGGCAGCCGACATCTTTCCAATCTTCTTAAGGGTCGACTGGACGCTTATCATTGCAAACATTCTCAGCTTCCTTGCACTCATTTTCACCTTTGACGCCGTGGCTGGCGAAATGGCACAAGGAACCCTCCGGTTGACGTTGTCAAATTCCGTTGCACGTCGAACGCTGCTCACGGGGAAATTCTTAAGCAATTTTTTCAGCCTCGGTGCTGTTTTTATGAGCGCGGTATTGGTTAATCTCCTACTGCTATATCTCTCTGGAAGCCTGCAATTAAACACTCAAGAATGGTACAGAATCGGTGGTATTTTCGTCGTAGGTTTGATATATATATCTGTCTTTATTGCTTTGGGGCTTTTCATCTCAACACTTCTTAACACCCCTTCAACAAGCCTTGTCATCCTGCTGCTCATATGGGTAATTTGGGTTATCCTCGTGCCGTCAATGCTTGGGACAATTATGAGCGGGCTGAACCTGCCCTCAACCCAGAAGGGACCGAGCCCTGTATATTTCAGGCGTAGTGGACTCTATGAACGCTACAAGGCACGCGGATTAGAGGAAGAAGCCCCAACCCGCCAACGCCCACCAACACCCGCAACGATGCTGTGGGCGGAATTTCTCGATGAAGAACTCCAAGAAGGAAAACGGTTAAATAAAATGTTCTTGCGTGCCCAAATCAACCAAATTCGGATTGCAAGGGAAGTGAATCGGATCTCACCCACTGCGGTCACACAATATGCAATCGAATCCCTTGCAGGAACGGGGTTCCAAAGACATCTGAATTTTTTGAAAAATGCCGAGCGTTATGCCGATGAATTCAATGATTTCCTCATCTCTGCCGATCGCGCCGACCCAGACAGTCTACACGTCCCTTTTGTTAGAGAAGGTATGTCTAATAAGCCCGTCCCGTTTGAAAGCATTCCTAAATTTCAGGACCGGGTACGTTTAGAGGATGCATTCAAGGGCGCGATTCTGGACGTGATGCTGTTATTACTCTTTTTTACGGTGTTATTTGCAGCAGCACACATCTCATTTCAGCGTAAGGAGATATAA
- a CDS encoding ABC transporter permease subunit, with product MIWTLIRHELLTNLMTFRFLVTLISCLLLVLAGSIVLTDNYERRLSSYNAAVQEHQERVARAETYSDFTPFLDRAPNPLSLFNQGLDKRAGNSIQIRLGEVPFLWADVYRSTGFNNPFRHLLADIDLISIFQILSSLLALVFAYDAIAGDRENGTLRLILVNPVGRGLIILSKYVGAMLCFTLPLLMSFLLTLLLQLQSNAIHYGTDDFLRIGGIFLTTVIYTSTFYLIGLLISSLIHRTATSLIVSMFIWVVLTLLYPNVSLFLVNRFMDTSERMEQTHQHIEQLAERFYREEEKLQNPFEHLGRGWHSSYTHRSKTIASIPVESEPDVPAVKAYFKTLTALQMNTAKAVWRVREQAFSETYIRKSLTARNVLRFSPTGLYQLSTAAWAGTDIARMEDFFNAGRQYRETLLDYFYDQKAFTSRQWFASDKAAVRWEDIPRFSYHPPSVFEEGSNRALPDLVLLFLLNPVLFMTAFSVFCRQEI from the coding sequence GTGATTTGGACGCTGATTCGACATGAACTTTTAACCAATTTAATGACGTTCCGATTTTTGGTGACCTTGATTTCGTGTTTGCTACTTGTGCTCGCCGGCAGCATTGTCTTAACAGACAACTATGAACGGAGACTTTCGAGTTACAACGCCGCAGTCCAAGAACACCAGGAGCGGGTTGCTCGTGCAGAAACCTACTCAGATTTTACACCTTTTCTCGATAGAGCGCCGAACCCGCTGAGTCTCTTCAATCAAGGACTTGACAAGCGTGCGGGAAATTCTATCCAGATTCGCCTTGGAGAGGTACCCTTCTTATGGGCGGATGTTTACCGCAGTACCGGCTTCAATAATCCGTTCCGACATCTCCTTGCGGATATAGATCTGATTTCTATCTTCCAAATCCTTTCAAGTCTCCTCGCCTTGGTGTTTGCTTACGACGCGATCGCTGGCGATCGCGAGAATGGTACGTTACGTCTAATCCTTGTCAATCCTGTGGGGCGCGGCTTGATTATATTGTCAAAGTATGTGGGTGCCATGTTATGCTTTACACTACCGTTGTTAATGAGTTTCCTGTTGACACTATTGCTGCAACTTCAATCCAATGCTATCCATTATGGTACCGACGATTTTCTTAGGATTGGCGGCATCTTCCTCACAACGGTCATTTATACCTCCACGTTCTATCTCATCGGATTGCTGATCTCCAGCTTGATTCACCGCACGGCAACATCCCTTATTGTTTCAATGTTCATCTGGGTAGTGTTGACGTTACTCTATCCGAACGTGAGCCTATTTCTTGTGAACCGTTTTATGGATACGTCCGAGAGAATGGAGCAAACGCATCAACACATTGAACAACTTGCCGAGCGTTTCTATCGCGAGGAAGAGAAACTACAGAATCCCTTTGAGCACCTCGGACGGGGCTGGCATAGCAGTTACACCCATCGGAGTAAGACGATCGCATCTATTCCGGTGGAAAGCGAGCCGGATGTCCCTGCCGTGAAAGCCTATTTTAAAACCTTAACAGCATTGCAGATGAACACAGCGAAGGCAGTCTGGCGGGTCCGAGAGCAAGCCTTTTCTGAAACGTATATCCGTAAATCGCTCACTGCCCGAAACGTCCTCCGATTTTCACCTACGGGTTTATATCAACTCTCAACTGCCGCATGGGCAGGCACAGATATCGCCAGAATGGAAGACTTCTTCAACGCAGGTCGGCAGTACAGAGAGACGCTCTTAGACTACTTCTACGACCAAAAGGCGTTCACTTCACGTCAATGGTTTGCGAGTGATAAAGCAGCTGTTCGATGGGAGGATATCCCTCGATTCTCGTATCACCCGCCAAGCGTCTTTGAAGAGGGTAGCAACCGCGCACTTCCAGACCTCGTCCTTCTTTTCCTGCTGAATCCTGTGCTGTTTATGACCGCTTTCAGTGTCTTCTGCCGACAGGAGATATGA
- a CDS encoding endonuclease — MKPDDFVIATRPINGIIINSVGIINSICEKGVQVYFIGRNEVVIAPFNSLQVINVGETGEEYSVKICNVCHILKPKEEFDRNQTNASGRPTTRPSCKDCRKVIDGERMPTPERRRMNANRPSDQTVFICPICEKRTIVDVTAKIVADHDHDTGSGREWICDSCNTGLGRFKDDIAILETAIEYLKRFEDDESED, encoded by the coding sequence ATGAAACCAGATGATTTTGTCATTGCGACGCGACCTATCAATGGAATTATCATAAATTCCGTTGGGATAATCAATTCAATTTGCGAAAAAGGTGTGCAGGTCTACTTCATTGGGAGAAATGAGGTAGTAATAGCACCATTTAATTCTCTTCAAGTTATAAATGTTGGTGAAACAGGAGAGGAGTACTCGGTCAAAATTTGCAATGTCTGTCACATTCTCAAACCAAAAGAAGAGTTTGACAGAAATCAGACGAATGCCAGCGGAAGACCTACCACACGCCCAAGTTGTAAAGACTGTCGGAAAGTTATTGACGGAGAAAGAATGCCAACACCAGAGCGTAGGAGGATGAACGCGAATCGACCATCAGATCAAACCGTCTTTATATGCCCCATCTGTGAGAAACGGACAATCGTGGACGTAACTGCAAAGATCGTTGCTGATCACGACCATGACACAGGATCAGGACGCGAATGGATCTGCGACAGTTGTAATACCGGTTTGGGTAGATTCAAAGACGATATTGCGATTTTGGAGACAGCTATTGAATACCTAAAACGTTTTGAAGATGATGAATCAGAGGATTAG